Part of the Zingiber officinale cultivar Zhangliang chromosome 8A, Zo_v1.1, whole genome shotgun sequence genome, ACAATATTTCGGCCCCATAAATGGCCTATTAAAGCCTAGTTAAGCAAATGCCGTTCGCCAGCACTACACGAGGAATTATGGAGATAATGAATTGAAACTAATTATAATTGTGCAAATTAATGAGATGGACCAGATGGTTGCAATTATATTGGACCAGAAGTGACCTAATACCACCTCCATCATTTCATAATCTAACACCTTGAGAAATAGAATTAATACTTAtccaatatttaaattttaacatAAGTCTGGAAGCTaaactttatttatgtttttaaattaacgGCCACATGAACTAGCACCACCATTTTAATTAGGATGTATCTTTAATGCAAGTGAATTATTGCATTTGTGTTAGAGATCGAATTGGTTTAAAGAGGCTTAAGGGATCTCCATGCTCGAATCTATCTATGTtcactttttaatatttttttaatgttttaaatttttggaGCCCTCTTTTGATGGTTTTAGAATCTTTACATTGGTGTCAAACAAGCACTATTTGAGTGATAAGATTCTTATGAATCTAtccatatttatttttcttaattttaaattCTATAGAGttgattgaattatttttaattgaataattattGTCAATCACCTCTAAATAAAAGTGCTTGACAACTCTCAAGACTTAGATGTGCCCCCCCTAAACctatcaatattatttttttagatttggAACTCTAAATTATCTTCAAAAACTTTCTACTTATGATACTAAAGGCCTCAAACTTATTCCAAAGGCTATGATGCCACAGTAAAATATTCAGATTATCACCAacttcaagtcaaacttgaattgagaacttgataatatctaaatgaaccaagctcaagttaaacttcaaacaaactcaagttcataaaaaataaaccaagctaaacttaaacactcatttcaaaaacttagttCATTTTAAATTTGGCTCGGtttggttatcttatcaaacaagcttgaccACTCCAAAACTCGGCTCGACTTATTTACAGCCCTAGGACCCGCCGCCatatttaatgttttttttaaaattttttgtttatttatatttttgttaaatatttatttatttttatcaaattattatttgtacataaataaatatataaaatttaaaatactaatataattatagatattaaattaaaatattaattaatattatatatagtaaatgaaattataaataaagataaataaaaaaaatataaaggaaaataaataaattgatagTGGATCATAAaaaaattgttggaaaaatttatgataatagagaaaaggtttttaaaaggaTGAGGTTTTTAACTTTGATGGTACTGATATGTAAAGCATAAACTACTGCATGTTAAATGTGAATTAGAATTCATGCCATTCTCGGAATCTGGCTCATATACTTCACTAGTTATATCCTCTCTTGGATCATGAAATCACCAATAATCTCCACAGGAGCAGACCCCATCCTTAACATGGTGAAACCGAGTGGCATCTCTGACAATGATCAACCTCTCGGTGATCTTGGATACGAACTTGGTCCAGCTGTGACAATCCAAGCATACTCTTAGGTTCTTGAAGATCCTGATCTCGGTTCCTGGATCAGTGCTGATGATCGCGAAGGTGATTGCTAGCTTCTCGCTATGAACTTTTACCATGtgctccttctcttcctcctcaacATCGTACAGAGCTGCATCAGTCTCTGGTTGATACCCTTCCTCAGTCATCTTTGCAGTTATCTTCTCCAACTCTGAATAAATTGCAGGTGACTGTGGGTGAACATTGCCGTTAGCTGTGAAAGTGTGCATAACATCTCCCACTTCAATCGAGGTGCGCCCGGGTGATTTCAGCAGGTGCTTCTTTCTAGCATCTTGTCTCACCATGGCAGCCTCCAAGTAGTTTCTTTTTGAGGAATGTATGTTAGAAAGAAGAACATAATAACCAGGGTTCTCAGGTTCCAATTCGAACAACTTCTCTGCAGCCATTCGAgctagcttactttccttgtgaaTCATGCAAGCGCCGAGCAAGGCACCCCAAACACCAGGGCCCGAACTCTCAGGTGTTGTCTGGATAAACTCTAGAGCTTCATTGATTCTCCCAGCTCGACCTAGAAGGTCTACCATGCAAGCATAGTGTTCTGGCCTAGGCTTGATTCCATAATCACAGAGCATGGATTTGAAAATAGCTTGACCATTTTCGACCAACCCTCCATGGCTGCAAGCATACAAAACAGAGAGGAATGTAACACCAGTAGGCACGATGCTAACACTCAGCATTGCCTCAAAAAGCTTCAATGCTTCAGTGCCTTTTCCATGGAGACCATAAGCTGATATCATAGCATTCCAAGAGACCACATTCTTCTCCTCCATTTCATTGAATATCTTTCTAGCTTCTGAAATGCTTCCACACTTTGCATACATGTCAATCAGAGCTGTCAAAACAAAGACATTGAGCTCAATCCGTTCCTCTATGATTATGTCATGTACCCATTTTCCCAAGGTGAGAGATTCAAGCTGAGCGCAGGCCGAGAGAATGCTAGTGACTGTAATTTGATTAGGCTTAACATTAGAGACTTGCATTTCCTTGAACAATGATATTGCCATTTCTGTCATACCATTCTGTGTGTATCCTGATATCATGGCATTCCAAGATGCAATGTTCTTCTTAGGCATTGCATCAAACACTCTTCTTGCAGACTCCATATCATCAACTCGACAGTAAATGGCAGTGAAAGAAGTGGATACAGCAGAATTCAAAGCAATACCAGCTTTAATACTGAAACCATGAATGCACGTCACGAGCAATTCATAACCGAAAGGATTAAAAACTGGAATCAAACCGACCATGGTGCTTGAATTTGGTGTCTCAACACCTAAAGCCAGCAACTTCTTGAACAAGCAGACAGACGAGGCGACCAAACCATTGATGGAGTAGCCTGAGATCATTGCATTGTGTGCAATTATATCCGGGAATTCAATCTCTCTGAACAACAATTCAGCCGCACAGATATTGGCACACTTTGAG contains:
- the LOC122012739 gene encoding pentatricopeptide repeat-containing protein At4g30700-like isoform X2, which translates into the protein MVDGSMLWSGSASFGRQRYLGIISAATTLRHLDQILAHSIVSSHHPDLITVTALLRRVSDLGGSAAAPHALRLFSSVEYPDIFLLNVLLRTLPHSFALPLLSSLPCRYPHLRPNSFTYATVASAAAARPESIAALHARIVVDGFANDPYVGSALADLYLNSSQVSIAEKVFDAIPEPDTVLWNTLISGLVDNCSFSRATSVFQRMMISNTAKFSSTTLAVILPAAAELQDLILGSLVHCLAIKLGFASLTHIVTGYSINGLVASSVCLFKKLLALGVETPNSSTMVGLIPVFNPFGYELLVTCIHGFSIKAGIALNSAVSTSFTAIYCRVDDMESARRVFDAMPKKNIASWNAMISGYTQNGMTEMAISLFKEMQVSNVKPNQITVTSILSACAQLESLTLGKWVHDIIIEERIELNVFVLTALIDMYAKCGSISEARKIFNEMEEKNVVSWNAMISAYGLHGKGTEALKLFEAMLSVSIVPTGVTFLSVLYACSHGGLVENGQAIFKSMLCDYGIKPRPEHYACMVDLLGRAGRINEALEFIQTTPESSGPGVWGALLGACMIHKESKLARMAAEKLFELEPENPGYYVLLSNIHSSKRNYLEAAMVRQDARKKHLLKSPGRTSIEVGDVMHTFTANGNVHPQSPAIYSELEKITAKMTEEGYQPETDAALYDVEEEEKEHMVKVHSEKLAITFAIISTDPGTEIRIFKNLRVCLDCHSWTKFVSKITERLIIVRDATRFHHVKDGVCSCGDYW
- the LOC122012739 gene encoding pentatricopeptide repeat-containing protein At4g30700-like isoform X1 translates to MVDGSMLWSGSASFGRQRYLGIISAATTLRHLDQILAHSIVSSHHPDLITVTALLRRVSDLGGSAAAPHALRLFSSVEYPDIFLLNVLLRTLPHSFALPLLSSLPCRYPHLRPNSFTYATVASAAAARPESIAALHARIVVDGFANDPYVGSALADLYLNSSQVSIAEKVFDAIPEPDTVLWNTLISGLVDNCSFSRATSVFQRMMISNTAKFSSTTLAVILPAAAELQDLILGSLVHCLAIKLGFASLTHIVTGLISMYSKCANICAAELLFREIEFPDIIAHNAMISGYSINGLVASSVCLFKKLLALGVETPNSSTMVGLIPVFNPFGYELLVTCIHGFSIKAGIALNSAVSTSFTAIYCRVDDMESARRVFDAMPKKNIASWNAMISGYTQNGMTEMAISLFKEMQVSNVKPNQITVTSILSACAQLESLTLGKWVHDIIIEERIELNVFVLTALIDMYAKCGSISEARKIFNEMEEKNVVSWNAMISAYGLHGKGTEALKLFEAMLSVSIVPTGVTFLSVLYACSHGGLVENGQAIFKSMLCDYGIKPRPEHYACMVDLLGRAGRINEALEFIQTTPESSGPGVWGALLGACMIHKESKLARMAAEKLFELEPENPGYYVLLSNIHSSKRNYLEAAMVRQDARKKHLLKSPGRTSIEVGDVMHTFTANGNVHPQSPAIYSELEKITAKMTEEGYQPETDAALYDVEEEEKEHMVKVHSEKLAITFAIISTDPGTEIRIFKNLRVCLDCHSWTKFVSKITERLIIVRDATRFHHVKDGVCSCGDYW